Within Zootoca vivipara chromosome 10, rZooViv1.1, whole genome shotgun sequence, the genomic segment gggggggggactggcatATTGGGAGGTGCAGCCTGGTGCTCAAAGGTGTGAAAGAAAGGTAAAAGTTGTAGGTCCCATAACAAGTGGATAATAAAAACAATCCCGTCaaaattaaatcaatcaatcaagttaaatcaatcaataaaatactAGGGTTGTGTTCAACTAACTTTTGCTCAGAGTagccacattgaaattaatggagcctGGTGAGTTGGGAGGCAGAGACTAGCATGCTAGGAGGTGGAGCCTGGTGGTCAAAGGGGTTGACCTCGTAATGCCCTTCAGCTGGGCAATGGGGCCTGGATGTGCTacgcttggctcccaaacgtgcATTTTTCTGCACCTGTCCTTGTAAATCACCTCATCCTCTGCTGTATTATTCTTGTAAAATACAAtgttataaagcaggcatccccaaactgcggccctccagatgttttggcctacaactcccatgatccctacctaagaggaccagaggtcagggatgatgggaattgtagcccaaaacatctggagggccgaagtttggggatgcctgttataaaggTTTGTATTCAACAAACGTTTCTTCAGATTAGCCCCATTGGAAATAATGAACCTCAGTCatggccattgatttcagtggctaTACCCTGAGTAGTAAGTGTTAGTGGAATATAACCCATCAATCACAAATACCGgctaggggggaggggagggggtcaaGTCTCTCCCCAAGGGAGTGTTTCCAGGCACCTATTCTGATGGGGAAATCTACTGGGAGGAAGAAGGGTTACCAAGAAAACAGCACAGGGGGAAATCATCAGCCACCCTCATCCTCCCAGCAGCCTGGTCCCGATCCTCTTGACAGAGTTAAGGAGATGGAGGAGCTAATTGTTTCAACCCAGTTGTCCGGACCCTCAAGGCTGTAGTCACAGCCCTGACTGAGGTTTAAAGAGCATCACCTGCAGCTGAGCACCGACAGCGTTGGGCGGAAAGAGCAAAGTGACGGTCTTTGCCGGAGGAACATAAAGGCCGGTGCTTCTCCAAGCTTCGTTTCCTGCAAGGCCAAACCAAGACATGGAGGTGAATCGTAGGCTCTGCAGTGTATTGCTTTTATATCCCTTCATTGAAAAAAAACTTGAAATTACAATACATTTCTATAGAGGTCCCTGGTATTCAGAGGACTCACTTTGCTATCAGTTTCTATTTTATTCAATACATAACAATTAACTCATCCTCACCTGAACAACCTCCTAGTGGACTGTTTGGGTTAATGGTAAGCACCGAGTTCCATTTAATATTCCCTTTCAGAGGGTGAGGCTTTTTCAAATGTTGCCTACTGAAAAAAGGttctatagcaggcttcctcaaccttggccctccagatgtttttggcctacaactcccatgatccctagctagcaggaccagtggtcagggatggtgggaattgtagactcaaaaaatctggagggccgaggttgaggaagcctgtcctataGAACTCTCTCACAGGTTTTTTCTTTAATATTTTCATTTATCTGGGTTAAATCATCGGGATTGCTTCTTGAGTGAATGCCCTGCATGCACACAATTCAGCCAAATGTGGGCACACATCCATGTTTGCCCAATGTGGCTTTGTGTCACAGCCAGGAACAGCCAATGTCAAGAGGCCCTGCCACATACCAGGCCTCCAAGCAGCAGGTTGGGGCTGTGCAGGCGCTCCAGTGTGGCCAACCCATTGCTCCTGCTGGTGTCGGAATGGTGTGAGGCAAGGACGGGGGGAtgcattctatggcagaccagcttctctctgatggagagctggagggggaagagtcacCCCCCCTTGTCcacagcatgttcagaagcagagagagagaagctgaacgACTTAGGGAGGAGTTGCCCAGTTCCGAGATAATGACaagaaccagaagggagggggcagctagttGAGATGTCTCTTGAGAGCATGGGGGACCGCCCTTCACCACGGACTTGGAGGCCCAAATGTATCGGAGAACAAAGGAGTCAGGGAGGGAGGGCCTTCCTGTTGGCACCCAAAATAAGTCGGGAAGTCGGATTAGACTAGCCAACTGCCCTCGTGCAGAGCTGTGTGATTGTGCTCGCAACGTGATGCTgcaataaaaggactataaatcttaCCAACTGCTTGTTAATTCTTACATGTGAAGTTACGGAAGGGGGGAAGGACTCTGCATGCCTGACAGCTGGTGAGCCCACACAGCCCCAGCCTCTCCCCACtaccttgccccctcccacctgGCAAGTGGAGATTCTGCTGCTGGGAGATGAGGAGGAGCAAGGTTGCCCCCTCTTCTTCACTGGCTGCTCCTGGGAATGGCAGGGCGGGGAGGACAATGTGTGCAACCCCCTCACTTTAAATGTGCAAGTAGCTCCTATGACACTCCTTGTTAACGCTGCAAAAACTCTTAACAAATGGGAGAGAGACTTTGGACTGCAACTTGGAACATGACCCGAAATGAGATCTGAACCAAGTTCGCAAAATGACCCATTTTCAGATAAGGAGGCAATCAGACACTCCGAAAGGAACAGATTCACCTGAGGGTAATAAACTGGTTTAAAGGAACAAAATCTCTCACCATCATTTGTTCCATAGATCCGAATGACTTGAGGAGGTGCTGTGGGATAGTTTGGAAGGTTTGGAATCAGAAGGGGCACTAGTTCTTGGAAATGTGGTAAATTGTTGTAGAGCAGAAATGTCATTTGAATTAAAATGGCTTCATCCGAGTTGCTTTTAATTGGGTCGCTTGCTCTGGCATCGGGAATCCCGCAGagaagtgctatttttctagaaaaagaggtgccggagctcaACATGGATGCCTCCTCCGTTCTCCGAGTTCTGGTGCGTTCCGGCTGCAAAAACTTGAGCTCGATCAGCTGCAGCATATCCTCATGGACCGAGGAGAGAGGTGGAGAGTTGGTAGCTGAGATGCTCAGGAATGTGGCACAGTCTTTCCCCAGCTTCTTGAGCCATGAGGAGTATGGAGGCTGCAGGTCTTGCTTGCTCTGAATGTGTTCCTTGAATTGGAAGAGTGCTTTGCGGAAGTGATAGCTCGAAGCAACAGCGCTGGCTTGTCTCGCTGGGTAGCTTTCATCAGGTAGCTTGATACCCTCCCCAGTGATCCCAATTCCAAATTTCTTCAGTATCTTGTTTCCTGGATATTGCGTGATGGCACAGGCGGTGGGATTTTGATAAGTCCAGTACCAAGCTTGTCCACCGATTAGGAGACCACCTCCTTCAGAGACAAATTCGTGGATTCTTTCCTTCTCTGTGTCACTGTAAGTTGTGCAGCAGTATACGCTCAAGCCAGGCTTGAGATCGGTTAGCTCGCAAGGGATCCCAGCCTGATTTAGCATGGAGTAAAGCTCCTTCAAATGGTCTCCGACGCCAACCTTCCCTTCTTTTCCAGCAGCAACCCAGTTGATGGCATTGAGGAAGAATGTTTTCATGGATGGTTTGCTAAGAATTTTTTCGTGGGCAGAGACCACAACACGTCCTCTGCCGTAGTAGGCGGCTCCAACAAAGCACTGGAAAGAATCAGTTATGCCCACTGGAAATGCCAGATTCCCGTGGATAAGCAGGTCAGAAGGCATAATGCCCTTAAAACAGAAGGTCGTCACACCATTCAGAAGAGTCTTTAAGTCACCCTCAATGTCTAATCCATgcctatataaaaaaataatagtccATCCTTAAAGCAAGGCTATAACTTCCTGTGGGATGATCTGAATCATTCTTGCCTAACTTGGTCCTTTCCAAATGTTCTGGATTCTCTCAAGGCCTCTCAGTTAAGCCAATGATCTGGGCTgaggagagttgggagtccaacactTGGAGGCTCATTGCATTGGAACCAAAGCCCTTCCTTTGGCAATTCCATGtgcggctaataataataataataataataattgtttttagCCCCTGTCCATATGgctcggttgccccagccactctgggctgcttccaaaacatactaaaacatcaaacatagaTAGCAACAATCTGATTCAATATAAAAAAAGCACAAtaactttgaaataaataatcaataatcaattaggtccagttgtgaccgactggggttgcggtgctcatctcgcgttattggccgagggggccggcgtacagcttccaggtcatgtggccagcatgactaagctgctttctggcaaaccagagcagcacatggatacgccatttaccttcccgctagagcagtacctatttatctacagtggtacctctatttacgaatttaatgcgttccgaacacacatttgtaagtcaaaaaaaattgtaagtcgaatcccataggaatgcattgggagaaaaaatgcgcaagtcgaagcaaccctatctaaaatttcgtaagtagaaaaaatcctatctaagccgcatccaagatggcggacggagctccgttcgtaagtagaaacattcgtaagtggagttattcgtaagtagaggtaccactgtacttgcactttgacgtgctttcaaactgctaggttggcaggaggtgggaccgagcaatgggagctcaccccatcgcggggattcaaactgccaaccttctgattggcaagccctaggctctgtggtttaacccacagcaccacccgcgtccctagaatctaatagtaaacagtaaaattaagcaTCTGCTCAGTGGGCTTTTGTTTTCCTACCCTTGTCTGCTAAGTTTTCTGAagccctggtcctgaatggggtaactgtgcccctgaaggaccaggtgcgcagcctgggggttattttggactcacagctgtccatggaggcgcaggtcaattctgtgtccagggcagctgtttatcagctccatctggtatgcaggctgagaccctacctgcccacggactgtctcaccagagtagtgcatgctctggttatctcccgcttggactactgtaatgcgctctacgtggggctacctttgaaggtgacccggaaactgcaattaatccagactggtgaccgggagtggccgccgagaccacataacaccggtcctgaaagacctacattggctcccagtatgtttccgagcacaattcaaagtgttggtgctgacctttaaagccctaaacggcctcggtccagtatacctgaaggagcgtctcctcccccatcgttctgcccggatactgagatccagcgccgagggccttctggcggttccctcactacgagaagccaagttacagggaaccaggcagagggccttctcagtagtggcgcccaccctgtggaatgccctcccaccagaggtcaaagagaataacaattaccagacctttagaaggcatcttaaggcagccctgtttagggaagcttttaatgtttgattgatttctgtattttaatattttgttggaagccgcccagagtggctgggggaacccggccagatgggcggggtataataatatatattattattattattattattattattattattattattattattattattccagtgaTCACTTCCGGCGATCCCACACACTTCTGAGGTCCAGTCGACCTTCACTAGTGTCTGAGCCTTTAAGGtggcaggccctgccctgtggaactccctgccagtagaCATTTAAAAGACctctgtaaacagttaaaatcattggcagggatatAATGACATTTGTAATGTGGAATTAACTATGGTAACTCTAGAGATATAATAGATGGATAAGGGTAAAAgatgcagaatacagtggtacctcgggttacagacgcttcaggttgcagactccgctaacacagaaataatacctcgggttaagaactttgcttcaggatgagaacagaaatcgcacaacACTggcgcggcagcgggaggccccattagctaaagtggtacctcaggttaagaacggacttccagaacgaattaagttcttaacccgaggtaccactgtatgttatttTAAATATGGAACCGAtgtagggagggaaggaggtccgaaGGTTTGAATGAaccttttgttttaatgtttgaaatggttaaaatGTGTAGAATTATATAAAACCGAGAAAAAAGTATGCATTAGACATAATGTAAATAAAACAGGCAATAAATAGTGTGCTTACTGGGTGATAAGGGGAACCGTGGGCATTTTATCTTGGACTGGGAAGATCCCATTCTCTCCCACGTTGCTAGTGAAGTATACCCCGGACACGCTGGTCACCTGGTTGCCAGGAAATTCAGCCAGCACTTTCTCCTTTCCGTGTTGACTTGACCAGTCCCAGGCCTGTCCTCCAATGAGCAGACCCCCGCCTCTCTTTACGAACTGCACAAGGCCATCAGCTTGCGTGGCATCGTAAGCATCGATGCAGTAGACCCCAAGAGTGTCTCCAGGCCTTGCATCTGGGTGCACCTTCTCACCGTTACCGAGGAGCAAATCGGAGAGGGCATTCAAACTTTTGTGGACGCCGATCTGCGCCGTCGAGGATGGCTTGAGCCACTCTAAGCTACTTCTAATGAATGGCAGGAACTGGGGCATTTGCAGCATGGCTTCGCGCGCCGTCACCACCATCCGGCCTGCCCCATACCAGGATGCGGCTATTAGTACTTGCCCGTTGGTACTGACAAGGACAGGGAAAGCTCGGTCTCCGGTGAGAAGCAGCTCGCAAGGATTTATCTCCCCAGTGATAGCCAAAGACTCAATACATTTCACCAAAAATTCGTAAGATTTTCCGGAGTCCCTCTGGACTGTTTGGAATGCTGGTCTACAGGTGTATCTGAGAGGACAAAAGAGCATTAGCGTTGCACCTGCAATATCCACCTGTAATTCCCCAAGAAACCTTCCTGAAAATGTACAAAGTATTAATCTTACCAGACTTCAGTCCCATTGGCTCTTCCCtgtacagtcgcaccttggaagtaaaacggaatctgttctggaagtccgttcaagttccaaagcatttgaaaaccaaatcactgcttctgattggctgcaggaagctcctacagccaatcagaagccgaggAAGACCCGTCGGactttcaggttccaaaagaacctTCGCAGACCGAAACAATCACTTCcgtgtttgcagcatttgggagccaaaacgtcctgagttccagggtgttcaggatccaaggtacagtAGTATATACTTGTAAAGCTGTCCTACATTAATACCCAGGCAGCAGTTAGCTTGAGAAAAAATTCAATGGGTGTAAAACGTAGCTTGTCCAGCCCTTGGTCTTCGGACCATCCCTCCTGTCTCCTTTCTGCCCCCATAACAACTAATGGAGCTGCTCTGTCCTATTTGGTCTGTCCTTAATGgatttgtcctttttttttttaacatactttttattaattttacaaaaaacaaaaaaaaaacaaaaaaaacggtacatacttaaaccccttttccacctccttcctacccacccacatgggtcctcccctgccacagaagtatcccatgtatgtgaacagtcagagatggtccatcttatgcttggatttctgtcctcccccccctcccctgaccccaaagcccccccccctgccaccagggagctccagcaaaccagggcagtacgcaggaggacatctatccaaccatctattatcataccaaaaaagagagaaaaatagatataagaaaaaagggaaaaaagaaagagcgaaaaaagaaagaaagaaaaaatacaaaacagaaaaattttcttgcattcatagttgtaaaaccatattttgtgggcttcccctccccccccttccccggttttcatcccttttttatcatctgcaacagtttcttactttataaaaatacacctttgtatcttatacgacttataaatcaattgttagcattttcatctaatattcaaatcactgaaaaatcaaactcccattttctcttcccgtgcctaatttttttttcctccctctataagcctccatattttcacattttccaaaatccattcacttttaaaactataactattctcaatttaaccttacatccccggttaccggctccacccccccaatccagcaaattccaaagtcagcagaccagttataaacctgttaatccatccttataatcaacaacatcactttcccttcaccccaccccctgtttacagtcttttgccatccaggccaccatacaggacccctggatttcttctcttctctgcatattttttccttcttccctgtgggtgttctggaattccaataataccaatcgtgcccccctcaaaagcagggcactccatccaactttttgtagagtagagtcatcattttttccgtggtgtgcttcatttggTGTTAAATCGTCACAGTCCTCATCCTCATCTTTTCCTtctccatcattgtcattctcacattcatctttttcagtgtcaaaagcttcatctcctaaaaaatcatattccgccatcacctcctggaatttttgctgtaacacttgccgtcgtgtctcctcttgacatagctctattcttgtttcccacattaaggtcaaaacagaccactggaactcaggggaacacttttttgttgacatatttcagtcctgccaaggtcaaaacttgtcacgtggggtggaatatgatcacagtttattttctcgactccattttaacaagctggctgcattcttcaagtcttattaacaataaagttcgaactcacatttcacaagcacttaagtcaaaaaagaaattccacaaagtccagaaatacaaagtgaagtaaagattgacttataaatcctgatcaactcactgggttgtctgggctgccggctcccaaggGAAAGagaggtttttcttaggcttacctcttgctgcagggcagtcataaaccacagtctctctccccttttcaccctgcatcaaaggggagattctctttgatgcctttgagggatccttttgaattacaaatcttctgtttatggcttcgggtttctatttactgtctctttattaccgtgggggggggtggcttcctcttttctcccctctctcccagatccaaattgtgttttataatccaaatcgtgagattacttacagtcttttctaatcgttttattttcggaagaatccagcgctctccgccttcggcttgaagcttctccctgctagaataacgttgccgctcaaaatggcccccgcgacttctaccctcctcactccggagctcttattagagctagccgaagagttggggagtccggattgggtctgtgctgAGCAAATTGCCCttgggacgcccttcccgaggttctaaggggcgcagcgtcgctctcgctgccctccccactcctagcagagacgggccgtctcggagacgagacgaaaccccgccgatcgacgctggcgctgaacccggaagcccttAATGGATTTGTCCTTaatgggactcaggtggcgctgtggttaaaccactgagcctagggcttgctgatcagaaggtcggtggtttgaatccctgtgacggggtgagctcccgttgcttggtcccagctcctgccaacctagcagttcgaaagcacgtcaaaatgcaagtagataaataggaaccgctacagcgggaaggtaaaccgcgtttccatgtgctgctctggttcgccagaagcggctttgtcatgctggccacatgacctggaagctatacactggctccctcggccaataatgcgagatgagcgcgcaaccccagagtcggtcacgactggacctaatggtcaggggtccctttacctttacctaatggatTTGTAAGCCCACTGAGCGACCTGATTGATTAGGACAAAACCAGCATTCAAAATTCGCCAGGAGGCtgaggattgtcagaatgcaaaggCTTTGAGAAGTCTTGTCGCTATATATGGTGACTCAGACTAGAGAATAAAATTGGTGCTGAGGGCGCAGGGTAAGAAATGCCTCCTTGCCTGACTCCAGAGTAAGAAAGTGCCTCTTTTCTCACCTCAGCACGAGTCACCCTTGTAAGAAGGAGAAATGGTGGCTAGACTTTCCAGGAGCCATGTGACAAATAGCTTTTCTACCCTATTTTTTAACACTGGACAAAACACCTACTTTTTTGAAGGGCAGTCACTGCAGAGGAAGCTCAGGTTGAAATAACTTAGGTGATTTCTTAATCTATCCCAAGAGAACATCGGGATGCTCATCCTTCACTATTTCCCACAAAAACTTTGGAGTGAAACCTGTGTCTCTTAATAAGGGGagcaaaagcctcaaaaacatCCTACTTATAGAGTTGTGATTTCTACTAGTGTTAAGAAGCCAATTTGATTTGGGGCATCGTCCTGACGGTCACTGCTGTTTCTCTATGCAAAGAGGGgccggaactcatcatgaacgcctcccttgttctcttgtaatggcaatggagcccacctgagaggtgctggaactgagttccggtgagttccggctggggaaaaacaaacaaaattttcaCTCAAACCTCGtttgtcaaacataatccattccggaagactgttcgacttccaaaacgttcgacaaccgaaaGCTGAAAGCGGAAGTCTCagtacaatagggaaactcaaaacagaagctgcGTAGCATGTTTGGCTTttgaaaatcattcaaaaaccggagaagttacttccgggtttttggtgtttgggagctGCAATGTTTgaaaacgtttgagaaccaaagtttGACTGTAGCATTGCTTCTTCTCCCAAGAATAAATGGAGATAAATTGGTATACTTACTCAGGGTTTGGGCAAACCTCTGGTATATCCTGTTGCACTGGGAAGACCCCTTTGTCTCCCGTAGCGGCGGCGAAGTACACTCCAGCCACGCCAGTCACCCGGTTGCCAGGAAATTCAGCCAGCACCTTCTCTTTTCCATGTTGATAGGACCAATGCCAGGTCTGCCCTCCAATGAGCAGACCCCCGCCTCTCTCTACAAACTGAACAAGGCTGCGAGCTTGTGTGTCGTCATAGGCATTGATACAGTAGACCCCAAAGGAGTCCCCAAGGATGGCATTCGGATGCACCTGAACAGAATTCCTGATGAGCAGATTAGAGAGAGTGGCCATGTTCCGATGGACGCCCACTTTTGCTGTTGGGGATGGCTTGAGCCACTCTAGGCTGTTTCTAATGAACGGCAGGAATTGGGGCATTTGCAGCATGGCTTCGTGTGCCGTCACCACCATCTGGCCTGCCCCGTACTGGGATGCGGCTATTAGTATTTTGCCATTTGTACTCACCAGCACAGGGAAAGCTCGGTCTCCCTTGACGAGAAGCTTGCAAGGGTTGAAGCCCCCGGTGACATCAAAATTCTTAATACCTTTCACTAGTGACGAATAAAAATTTCTGGAGTCCATCTGGGACATTGAGACTGCTTGACCTCTTACGGAACTGGAAGACCAAGACGAAGAAATAACACAACCACCCACCCAAAGAAAACCCGTTAACATTTTCCTGTCCATCTGCAAGGTCCATACATATTTCCCATGTGAAACCTGCATAAAGGACACAAGCTATCCATCTCTCGTTTTGTGTGTGATCATTCTCCTAAATATGTCGTTATtgtcacacatttttgcaagacgcaacaatgtacagtcgtaccttggatcccgaatgccttgcaagttgaatgttttggctccctaacgccgcaaacctggaagtgactgttctggtttgcaaactatttttggaagccaaacgtccaatggggcttctgcgactcccgatgggctgcaggagcttcctgcagcccatcagaagccgCGCTCTGGTTtcagaacgttttggaagtcgggcggacttccagaacagattccgttcaacttccaaggtacaactgtatattgaATCACCTTACTCCACAAAAGCACATTTCTATTTAATTACACCTAACATTCCAATCAAAAGTATCATTCCACAAACTGCCATGCATTGTTGGAGGGCTGTCCCCATATTGCATTGCTGTAATGTGATGTCAGGTTGATTGTAAATTAGCGCTTTTCCTATCTGCTCAACTCTCTTGGGTTTGTCAGGGTTAATTCCCAGAGTTGTGAGATCCCAGTCTGAAACGGGCTTTTATTTAGAGCCTTGCAATGTTTTGCAATGGTAAGCCCTATTTACTTCCCTTTGGCTTGCCCCAGGCAGCAAacaagtggggtggtggtggtgccctagcaccactggtggaggaagggagtgTGGTGGGTGCAGCCTGTCCCAGCTGTCATCCCTGAGGCGGGGTGACATCACCGCACCGCCTCCTGGGCAGCTTGCCATGGGCAGTGCCCCCCTGGGACATTTACCCCGTCCCCTCGGGGCACTCACCATGCCCCTGTAGGTGGCCAGCCCCACCCCTATGGACAGatagccccgcccctgggtgcacagcttttgccactctggGTGCCAGAGTAGCTAGCTCTGCCTGTGCCTAGCACACCTCTTAGGCTTCTGCCTTCCTTTCACATTCTCAGTTGGGTTTGGGCCGTGCCTTTGGACCCCTGGGTGGGTAAGGTGTCCAATCACAAGGCGGGCCGATCAGATTTGCTTTGTGACACAGCAGTGCTGTAggaggagctggcttcaggcagcaGGTTTTTTCAGCTTCGTATTAGAATCTGGGTCTCGTATGAGAATGAGTGGATTAATGGCGTACCACTTTCAGAAGATTCCTCAAAATTTGCAACTGGAAAGCAGTGGCGACAGAGCTTTTCCTCTTCCACTTTCACGGAGAGCTGAGTCGCTCCTTCAGATGGGCAGGTTGCTCAGAACTGCTTTGGATTATTGTAAGGTTTTTGCAGGAATCTGAAATGCAGAGTACAAGGACCTAGTACGGTCTGTTTGCCTACGTGACGGTAAAAAGTGAAAGATTAAACTGGTCAAAATTTGTACTTTGCATGTTAACCACCTGGAATGAGCAGAAGAAAGCACAGCACAAAGAAAAGTTTCatagatttct encodes:
- the LOC118091526 gene encoding TRPM8 channel-associated factor homolog — translated: MLFCPLRYTCRPAFQTVQRDSGKSYEFLVKCIESLAITGEINPCELLLTGDRAFPVLVSTNGQVLIAASWYGAGRMVVTAREAMLQMPQFLPFIRSSLEWLKPSSTAQIGVHKSLNALSDLLLGNGEKVHPDARPGDTLGVYCIDAYDATQADGLVQFVKRGGGLLIGGQAWDWSSQHGKEKVLAEFPGNQVTSVSGVYFTSNVGENGIFPVQDKMPTVPLITQHGLDIEGDLKTLLNGVTTFCFKGIMPSDLLIHGNLAFPVGITDSFQCFVGAAYYGRGRVVVSAHEKILSKPSMKTFFLNAINWVAAGKEGKVGVGDHLKELYSMLNQAGIPCELTDLKPGLSVYCCTTYSDTEKERIHEFVSEGGGLLIGGQAWYWTYQNPTACAITQYPGNKILKKFGIGITGEGIKLPDESYPARQASAVASSYHFRKALFQFKEHIQSKQDLQPPYSSWLKKLGKDCATFLSISATNSPPLSSVHEDMLQLIELKFLQPERTRTRRTEEASMLSSGTSFSRKIALLCGIPDARASDPIKSNSDEAILIQMTFLLYNNLPHFQELVPLLIPNLPNYPTAPPQVIRIYGTNDGNEAWRSTGLYVPPAKTVTLLFPPNAVGAQLQVQIGCHSDDLSNAEELQRPPVAIRRFKVTSQRMEVSSLWGGLLYIVLPNKSSVGTVSVTVEGASLAPYFKLGETCLSAWKDTIRYYPAPWAELETENIILTVPSGDVRGMDSPEILLNTWAQMMRAVAKLAAIPLRLPRPERIVVDVQISHGSMHSGYPIMAKMGASVSLTDVQHMYTKGAWGAIHELGHNQQKKGWGFPPHTTEASCNIWSVYVNETVLNIPRERAHPKLKPDSRKERVKNYIEGRAQLKDFKKWTALEPYLQLQEAFGWDPYIHIFTEYQAMTHIPTDNSSKMNLWARHFSQQVNKNLGPFFKAWGWPLEDNLTQELATSFPPWTEDPMKEHESS
- the LOC132592703 gene encoding TRPM8 channel-associated factor 2-like, which codes for MSQMDSRNFYSSLVKGIKNFDVTGGFNPCKLLVKGDRAFPVLVSTNGKILIAASQYGAGQMVVTAHEAMLQMPQFLPFIRNSLEWLKPSPTAKVGVHRNMATLSNLLIRNSVQVHPNAILGDSFGVYCINAYDDTQARSLVQFVERGGGLLIGGQTWHWSYQHGKEKVLAEFPGNRVTGVAGVYFAAATGDKGVFPVQQDIPEVCPNPE